A portion of the Lolium rigidum isolate FL_2022 chromosome 1, APGP_CSIRO_Lrig_0.1, whole genome shotgun sequence genome contains these proteins:
- the LOC124683442 gene encoding protein DETOXIFICATION 19-like, giving the protein MSSAPLLGAAKPDGGEARARSSAAWIRRVIDTEEAWAQLQFAVPMVLTNMFYYTIPLVSVMFSGHLGDVQLAGATLGNTWATVTGYAFVTGMSGALETLCGQAYGARLYRMLGLYLQSSLIISAVVSVLISVVWVLTEPLLLFLHQEPEVSRAAAEFIRYQIPGLFAYSFLQCMLRYLQTQSVVLPLVVCSGVPFAFHVVLNHLLVNVLGLGLAGSSASISVSFWFSCLMLLGYVMWSKKFDETWKGFSVDAFSYVLPTIRLAAPSAVMVCLEYCALELLVLLAGLLPNSTVSTSLIAICVSTEAIAYMITYGFSAAVSTRVSNEIGAGNIDRAKNAVAVTLKLSVFLALSFLLVLGFGHSFWASLFSGSAVIAAEFAAITPFMMISIVLDSAQGVLSGVARGCGWQHLAAMTNLVAFYIIGMPLAILFAFKLNFNTKGLWSGLLCGLTCQTCTLVVITICTKWSKIVDAMQQDKVNYVA; this is encoded by the exons ATGTCTTCGGCTCCGCTGCTCGGCGCCGCCAAGCCCGACGGGGGCGAGGCGAGGGCGCGCTCGTCGGCGGCGTGGATACGCCGCGTGATCGACACAGAGGAGGCGTGGGCGCAGCTGCAGTTCGCGGTGCCGATGGTCCTGACCAACATGTTCTACTACACCATCCCGCTGGTGTCCGTGATGTTCTCCGGCCACCTCGGCGACGTCCAACTCGCCGGCGCCACGCTCGGCAATACCTGGGCCACCGTCACCGGCTACGCCTTCGTC ACTGGCATGAGTGGCGCCCTGGAGACGCTTTGCGGGCAGGCCTACGGTGCCCGGCTGTACCGCATGCTGGGCCTGTACCTCCAGTCGTCGCTCATCATCTCCGCGGTGGTGTCCGTGCTCATCTCCGTCGTGTGGGTGCTCACGGAGCCGCTGCTCCTGTTCCTTCATCAGGAACCCGAGGTGTCCCGTGCCGCTGCGGAGTTCATCCGGTACCAGATCCCCGGCCTGTTCGCCTACTCCTTCCTGCAGTGCATGCTGCGGTACCTGCAGACGCAGTCCGTCGTGCTGCCACTCGTCGTCTGCTCTGGGGTGCCGTTCGCCTTCCACGTCGTGCTGAACCACCTTCTGGTGAACGTGCTCGGCTTGGGCCTCGCCGGCTCGTCCGCCTCTATCTCCGTCTCCTTCTGGTTCTCCTGCCTGATGCTGCTCGGCTACGTGATGTGGTCCAAGAAGTTCGACGAGACGTGGAAGGGCTTCTCCGTTGACGCCTTCAGCTACGTGTTGCCGACGATCAGGCTCGCAGCGCCCTCCGCCGTCATGGTCTG CTTGGAGTACTGTGCATTGGAGCTCCTGGTGCTGCTTGCCGGCTTGCTGCCGAATTCCACAGTGAGCACGTCGTTGATCGCCATTTG CGTGAGCACGGAGGCCATTGCCTACATGATCACCTACGGGTTCAGTGCAGCTGTGAG CACGAGGGTATCGAATGAAATCGGTGCCGGGAACATAGACAGGGCGAAGAACGCGGTGGCGGTGACGTTGAAGCTGTCAGTGTTCCTCGCCCTCTCCTTCCTCCTAGTGCTGGGCTTCGGCCACAGCTTCTGGGCGAGCCTCTTCAGCGGGAGCGCGGTGATTGCGGCAGAGTTCGCGGCCATCACCCCTTTCATGATGATCTCCATCGTGCTCGACTCAGCCCAGGGCGTCTTGTCAG GGGTGGCGAGGGGCTGCGGATGGCAGCACCTGGCGGCGATGACGAACCTGGTGGCGTTCTACATCATCGGCATGCCGCTGGCCATCCTCTTCGCCTTCAAACTCAACTTCAACACCAAG GGTTTATGGTCGGGTCTGCTCTGTGGGCTGACGTGCCAGACATGCACGCTGGTGGTGATCACCATCTGCACCAAATGGTCCAAGATCGTGGACGCGATGCAACAAGACAAGGTCAACTACGTCGCTTGA